A genomic stretch from Peromyscus eremicus chromosome 6, PerEre_H2_v1, whole genome shotgun sequence includes:
- the LOC131913784 gene encoding LOW QUALITY PROTEIN: speckle-type POZ protein-like (The sequence of the model RefSeq protein was modified relative to this genomic sequence to represent the inferred CDS: deleted 2 bases in 1 codon) — protein sequence MAGDGTVQRWDHTQISLQNFSYLWTISNFHSIVEERLGSLRSPTFSIEANDKWCLTVNPNGLDEVSADYLSVNLVLLSCLKSHVWAKFQFWIISDKGEKKQTRRSQTAFRFVPGLSYGFKKYILRDFLLSHAPLLLPHDQLTLLCMVSMVKDSFSISDQNRKPGIQVPRCTLADELGELWDNSRFTDCCLVVSGQEFQAHKAILAARSPVFRAMFQHDMEESRKNRAEIPDLEPQVFKAMMDFIYTGTAPDLDSMADTLLAAADRYGLERLKVMCEDALFRDLSVENAAHTVFLADLHNSGQLKTQALDFITAHASEVSETSGWKAMVGSYPHLVAEAQHYLASGHLPFLDPLFKRLKRS from the exons ATGGCAGGAGATGGGACCGTCCAAAGATGGGACCACACTCAAATCAGCCTTCAGAATTTCTCCTACCTGTGGACCATCAGCAACTTCCATTCTATTGTGGAGGAAAGGCTAGGAAGCCTTAGAAGCCCAACTTTTTCAATAGAGgccaatgacaaatggtgtttgacAGTA AACCCGAACGGACTCGATGAAGTAAGTGCAGATTACCTGTCAGTTAATCTAGTTTTgctcagctgtctaaagagtcatgtttgggcaaagttccagttctggatcataagtgacaaaggagagaaaaagcaaaCCAGGAGGAGCCAAACAGCATTTAGGTTTGTGCCAGGCCTTAGTTACGGATTCAAAAAGTACATTCTTCGAGATTTCCTCCTGTCCCATGCACCTCTTCTTCTCCCACATGATCAGCTCACCCTCCTGTGCATGGTGAGCATGGTCAAAGACTCCTTCAGCATCTCTGACCAGAACAGGAAGCCAGGGATTCAAGTTCCAAGATGCACATTggcagatgagctaggagagctgtgggaTAATTCGAGATTCACAGATTGCTGCCTGGTGGTATCTGGCCAGGAATTTcaggctcacaaggccatcttagcagctcgctctccagttttcagagccatgtttcaacatgacatggaggagagcagaaagaatcGCGCTGAGATCCCCgacctggagccacaagtcttcaaggcaatgatggacttcatttacacaggaacagcaccagacctggacagcatggcagatactctgctggcagctgctgacagGTATGGCCTGGAacgtttgaaggtcatgtgtgaggatgccctcttcagggacctctctgtggagaatgctgcccacactGTCTTCCTGGCTGACCTTCACAACTCAGGGCAGCTGAAAACCCAGgcactggatttcattacagctcatgcttctgaggtctctgagacctcaggctggaagGCAATGGTGGGCTCATATCCCCATCTAGTGGCTGAAGCACAACATTATCTGGCTTCTGGTCATCTCCCTTTCCTGGATCCCCTTTTCAAACGCTTGAAGCGATCCTAG
- the LOC131913783 gene encoding speckle-type POZ protein-like, with the protein MAGDEIAQRWDHTQISVQDFSYRWTISNFPFIVEEMPESFMSPAFSIGTNDKWCLKIHPNGVDEETADYLSVYLVLLSYLKSHVWAKFPFWIINNEGAKMKVRRSPRAFRFVPRSNWGYKKYIARDFLLSHAFQFFPDDQLTLVCKVSIVQVSLSISDQNRKPGIQVPNCTLADELGELWENSCFTDCCLVVAGQEFWAHKAILAARSSVFRAMIEQDMEESRKNRFEIPDLEPQVFKAMMDFIYTGKAPDLDSMADALLVGADKYGLERLKVMCEDSLCRNLSVENAAHTLVLADLHSSEQLKTQALAFITAHASEVSETSSWKTMVDLYPHLLAEAYGSMASTQCPSQGQPSKCLK; encoded by the coding sequence ATGGCAGGAGATGAGATAGCCCAGAGATGGGACCACACACAAATTAGCGTTCAAGATTTCTCCTATAGGTGGACCATCAGCAACTTCCCTTTTATTGTTGAGGAAATGCCAGAAAGCTTTATGAGCCCAGCTTTCTCAATAGGAAccaatgacaaatggtgtttgaaAATACACCCGAACGGAGTCGATGAAGAAACTGcagattacctgtcagtttacctagtgttACTCAGCTATCTAAAGAGtcatgtttgggcaaagttccCGTTCTGGATCATAAACAACGAAGGAGCGAAAATGAAAGTCAGGAGGAGCCCAAGAGCCTTTAGGTTCGTGCCACGCAGCAATTGGGGTTATAAAAAGTATATTGCTCGAGACTTCCTCTTGTCCCATGCATTTCAGTTTTTCCCAGATGACCAGCTCACCCTCGTCTGCAAGGTCAGCATAGTCCAGGTCTCTTTGAGCATCTCTGACCAGAACAGGAAACCAGGAATTCAAGTTCCCAACTGCACATTggcagatgagctaggagagctgtgggagaattcctgtttcacagactGCTGTCTGGTGGTAGCTGGCCAGGAATTCTGGGCTCACAAAgccatcttagcagctcgctcttcagttttcagagccatgattgaacaagatatggaggAGAGTAGAAAGAACCGCTTTGAGATCCCtgacctggagccacaagtcttcaaggcaatgatggacttcatttacactgggaaggcaccagacctggacagcatggcagatgCTCTGCTGGTAGGTGCTGACAAGTATGGCCTGGagcgtttgaaggtcatgtgtgaggatTCCCTCTGCAGGAACCtttctgtggagaatgctgcccacactcttgtcctggctgacctccacagctcagagcagctgaaaacccaggcacttgctttcattacagctcatgcttctgaggtctctgagacctcCAGCTGGAAGACAATGGTGGACTTATATCCCCACTTATTGGCTGAAGCTTATGGTTCCATGGCTTCTACTCAGTGCCCTTCCCAGGGGCAACCTAGTAAATGCTTGAAGTGA